CGCGCAGAGTGGAAATTGACGGGGTAGGGTTGCACCTGGGACGTGCTGACCAGACAACCAGTGACTGGATTGGCCAACACGAAGCGTTAAAGCAACTCCTGGCCTGCTGGCTGGTGATTGACGAAAAAGACATGCCACTGACGCCGCGCCTGGTGGGTACTCCGGGTATTGGCAAAACTTCACTCGCGATCGCAGGCGCGCGCACACGGGATCAGGAACTTTACATTTACCAATGCACGGCAGACACCCGACCAGAAGACCTGCTGGTCACACCCGTACTGGCTGAGAGCGGCAAGATTGCCTACCATGCATCCCCCCTGGTGACTGCGATGATTCGCGGAGCGATCTGTGTTCTGGATGAAGGCAATCGCATGAATGAAAAGTCATGGGCCAGCCTGGCTCCCCTGCTGGATCACCGCCGCTACGTAGAATCCATCGTGGCCGGCGTGACGATTCCCGCGCACCCGGAATTCCGCTGTGCTGTCACGATGAATGAAGATGAATCCACTTTCGAAATTCCTGATTATATTCTGAGCCGCCTACAGCCCAGCATTACCCTGGAACATCCCAAC
The sequence above is a segment of the Gimesia algae genome. Coding sequences within it:
- a CDS encoding AAA family ATPase, with the protein product MSRRVEIDGVGLHLGRADQTTSDWIGQHEALKQLLACWLVIDEKDMPLTPRLVGTPGIGKTSLAIAGARTRDQELYIYQCTADTRPEDLLVTPVLAESGKIAYHASPLVTAMIRGAICVLDEGNRMNEKSWASLAPLLDHRRYVESIVAGVTIPAHPEFRCAVTMNEDESTFEIPDYILSRLQPSITLEHPNREDEKMILHYHLPFANEHMLDLTVDFLQQSHSLKLDFSTRDGINVLRLALKRAAQDKDHPLSKDVIWLESLKACLGEDALDLESLSEKRTQNLGGNMMPMGLGDFFFAPDNPLHPDRDDDDDDDDDDDFDDLDYDDDDEDQDQY